In a single window of the Amycolatopsis sp. cg5 genome:
- a CDS encoding alpha/beta fold hydrolase — MPRLRSNGLELEYDTFGSPADPPLVLVMGLGAQMITWDADFCALLAAEGFHVVRFDNRDIGLSEYLDDLPLPDLQAIAAGDRSTVPYVLSDMASDVAGVLDALGFEKAHIVGASMGGMIVQQLAIDHPDRLLSLCSIMSTTGDPTVGQADPAALQALLRPPAVGREASIAQSADTLRILSSPGFPSTEEFFVAKATRAYDRAYHPAGGARQTAAVVASPDRTAALAGVRVPTLVIHGEADPLVGVSGGKATAAAIPGAELLIVAGMGHDLPRGAWQTLVQAIARNANG; from the coding sequence ATGCCTCGTCTGCGCTCGAACGGCCTCGAACTCGAATACGACACCTTCGGTTCCCCGGCCGATCCACCATTGGTGCTGGTCATGGGCCTGGGCGCGCAGATGATCACCTGGGACGCCGACTTCTGCGCGCTGCTCGCGGCGGAAGGTTTCCACGTGGTCCGCTTTGACAATCGTGACATAGGCTTGTCCGAATACCTCGACGATCTCCCGTTGCCGGATCTGCAGGCCATCGCAGCCGGTGACCGGTCAACGGTCCCCTACGTGCTGTCGGACATGGCCTCCGACGTGGCAGGCGTGCTCGACGCGCTGGGCTTCGAAAAAGCACACATCGTGGGCGCGTCGATGGGCGGCATGATCGTGCAGCAGCTCGCGATCGATCACCCTGACCGGCTGCTCAGCCTGTGTTCCATCATGTCGACGACCGGCGATCCGACCGTCGGCCAAGCCGATCCCGCCGCGCTGCAGGCATTGCTGCGGCCGCCCGCGGTCGGGCGGGAAGCGTCGATCGCGCAGAGCGCGGACACTTTGCGCATTCTCAGTTCGCCCGGATTCCCATCCACCGAAGAGTTTTTCGTCGCGAAGGCGACCAGGGCGTACGACCGCGCTTATCACCCGGCCGGGGGAGCCAGGCAGACGGCGGCGGTCGTCGCGTCACCCGACCGGACCGCGGCGCTGGCCGGCGTCCGGGTGCCGACGCTGGTGATCCACGGCGAGGCCGATCCACTGGTCGGCGTCAGCGGCGGGAAGGCGACCGCGGCGGCGATCCCCGGCGCGGAGCTGCTGATCGTCGCGGGCATGGGCCACGACCTGCCGCGTGGTGCGTGGCAGACGCTGGTACAGGCCATCGCGCGCAACGCGAACGGGTAG
- a CDS encoding TetR/AcrR family transcriptional regulator, with translation MSLPSSGPPARSRSRVASGLPAVTPDGIVEAAMRLTAERGLENWTLRQLAAAVDAYPAVIYHHVGDREAVVRAVAERVLAQLPSPDPRLGWREWFAELLGGMRTVLRRYPGSARRLALFGPGLKGSDRFITAGTALLTEAGFGEEALMAYNSLLCTASQFVSMEDDRNPVDAEEYYAKLYQYAINRTLDGMAHRLGEILGE, from the coding sequence ATGTCGTTGCCGTCCTCAGGCCCCCCGGCGCGATCGCGTTCCCGCGTCGCCTCCGGCCTGCCCGCCGTCACCCCAGACGGGATCGTCGAGGCGGCTATGCGCTTGACCGCCGAGCGCGGGCTGGAGAACTGGACTCTGCGTCAGCTCGCTGCGGCCGTCGACGCCTATCCCGCCGTCATCTACCACCATGTCGGCGACCGCGAGGCGGTCGTGCGGGCGGTCGCCGAGCGCGTGCTCGCGCAGCTGCCGTCACCCGATCCCCGGCTCGGCTGGCGTGAGTGGTTCGCCGAGCTGCTCGGCGGGATGCGGACGGTGCTGCGCCGATATCCCGGCTCCGCGCGACGGCTGGCGCTGTTCGGCCCGGGACTCAAGGGCTCAGACCGGTTCATCACCGCGGGCACCGCGCTGCTCACCGAAGCCGGTTTCGGTGAAGAGGCCCTGATGGCCTACAACTCGTTGCTCTGTACGGCCTCTCAGTTCGTGTCCATGGAGGACGACCGCAACCCGGTGGACGCCGAGGAGTACTACGCGAAGCTCTACCAGTACGCGATCAATCGCACCTTGGACGGCATGGCCCACCGGTTGGGCGAGATCTTGGGCGAATGA
- a CDS encoding alpha/beta hydrolase → MHEVTGAGVEELRFFSPAVGRDVGVTLLKPACAPPPGGYPVLLLLHGSSDDQRSWTTNTQIAELAAASNVLVAMPEGGRLGFYTDWRVPDRDGTIPHWESFHLGELLPMLENEHGASNTRMVAGISMGGYGALRYGMRYPGMFRAVASLSGIMHLTRPGMAALLGLLSVREGIRPGKIWGPRWSSRAVWAENDPLLHAEALAPTRIYLAAGDGHKVPGEETVPGMGLIEQYSRSMTEELAARLHVLNADVTTDFGAGTHFWQTWRGALERLWPYVLDTLR, encoded by the coding sequence ATGCATGAGGTGACCGGCGCCGGGGTGGAGGAACTGCGGTTCTTCTCCCCGGCGGTCGGCCGGGACGTCGGCGTCACGCTGCTGAAGCCCGCGTGCGCGCCGCCGCCCGGCGGGTACCCGGTACTGCTTTTGCTGCACGGCTCGTCCGACGATCAGCGCAGCTGGACGACGAATACGCAGATCGCCGAACTGGCCGCGGCTTCGAATGTGCTCGTCGCGATGCCCGAGGGCGGCAGGCTGGGCTTCTACACCGATTGGCGGGTGCCCGATCGCGACGGCACCATTCCGCACTGGGAGAGCTTCCATCTCGGCGAACTGCTGCCGATGCTGGAAAACGAGCACGGCGCTTCGAACACGCGGATGGTCGCCGGGATCTCCATGGGCGGCTATGGCGCGCTGCGCTATGGCATGCGCTATCCCGGAATGTTCCGCGCGGTGGCGTCCCTGAGCGGGATCATGCATCTCACCCGTCCGGGGATGGCCGCGCTGCTGGGGCTGCTCTCCGTGAGGGAAGGCATACGCCCAGGCAAGATCTGGGGCCCACGCTGGTCTTCACGGGCGGTGTGGGCCGAGAACGACCCGCTGCTGCACGCGGAAGCTCTCGCCCCGACCAGGATTTATCTCGCGGCCGGCGACGGCCACAAGGTGCCCGGCGAGGAAACCGTGCCGGGCATGGGCTTGATTGAACAGTATTCACGTTCAATGACCGAGGAACTGGCCGCGCGTCTGCACGTGCTGAACGCGGATGTCACCACGGACTTCGGGGCCGGCACGCATTTCTGGCAGACCTGGCGGGGAGCGCTGGAGCGGCTTTGGCCGTATGTGCTCGACACCCTGCGCTGA
- a CDS encoding beta-ketoacyl synthase N-terminal-like domain-containing protein, with translation MTTEELARWLTEQLAELCDLDVAEIDPAKPFGDYGLSSRRAVELAGELEDILDVTLPTTLIWEHPTIERLAKALTGETEAPREELAVAADEPIAVVGLGCRLPGGIHGPEQFWRLLTEGLEAISEVPQNRWDGYENVPEDTTRWGGFLDDIAGFDAEFFGIAPREAARMDPQQRMVLEVAWEALEHAGIAPRSLGGSRTGVFVGVSGTEYSALSLADVGEVDAWAGTGSALAIAANRLSYALDLRGPSMAVDTACSSSLTSVHLAVQSLRSGESDAALAGGANLLLGPGVTANFDQMGILSRDGRCKPFAAGADGIARAEGAGIVVLKRLSDARADGDRVLAVIRGTATNSDGRSNGLTAPNPEAQQALLHTAYRRAGIDPSTVDYVEAHGTGTLLGDPIEAGALGAILGAGRPAGKPLLVGSVKSNLGHLEAAAGITGLIKVVLSLQHKRIPATLNFDGPNPHIPFDDLRLAVADTACPWPEHERPALAGVSGFGFGGTNAHVILEQDKAGFTPGDKACFTPGSKAGFIPGSPGRFLLSAATEDRLREAAGNLAAWVDSHDAALVDVEHTLARRLGGKTRAAVVARTRDELISGLRGLSLGEQVTTGPLDGDGPVFVFSGHGAQWAGMGRRLLTEEPAFAAAVARLDPLIHAESGFSLRAELEAGAEAATMDHVQPLVFGIQVALAELWRSHGVTPAAVIGHSFGEVAAAVVAGAISEADGAKIVALRSRLLASLAGDGAMALLELGADEAAELVAGVSDVDIAVLSAPRQTVIAGRAEQVKRIVSTVEERGLLARLVNLDVAAHSPIVDRVTGTLIEGLGALSAGQAGIRFYGTALDDPRRRPDFDARYWAANLRQPVRFAGAVEAAVADGYRAFIEISPHPVLRHALLDNLAARGHAEALVLSTLKQCDDETTHFHAQLAAWELATAAVDRPGQVIDLPTTAWRHVRHWLPVPKPRCSCGTKAPSVEIPEARNSDSLLTPRWRPTDAPHGKPPASIALLGQTFSPLGIALRNYGIGAEPESAEAVIVLLPDDDNDPAGALAAAERAILTVSEVVRRCADSGKPPRLLLATTGAAAVTEGEAGMPAFAALRGLVRVLGNEHPELRSLLLDCDPASPPEERARRLLAELSSGKDDEVAWRAGQRHARRLERVTLEAPTRPVVRKDGSYVVTGGLGGIGLFVASWLAGQGARRLVLNGRSAPQPEARRELDRLAASTEIVVVLGDIAEPGVAERLITAAGPNLRGVLHAAAVFDDRTTARLDAATLHKTWAPKAYGAWRLHEATVDLDLDWWVGFSSIAGLLGFFGQPAYATANAYLDALVTLRRAQGLPATSIAWGTWAEVGKATSINMPGLRAIRPDEGIAVLAGAAGANAGVLGWAHVDETKLVAVYPQLAEKPFCSGLLSTTVTSGWAGPQALASLPAAQAREAAGAQLRTRVASVLGFSPTTLDTTTPLIALGVDSLLAVRIRNAVQYDFGIALPVSLLLRGASAAETEEWLFTELGIGGALPRMRTQQVLIGPRDAAERLVTSVWRDVLGIEVGVTQDFYGIGGTRAKAEEVTAMLVKRSGRELTISELFEHPSIERMAAHLREEDHGGVVRTLRAEGSRTPLFFFHPSGGDTAVYQQLTDLLEGDFPVYGFDRLDGVSSVEDRIERYLPELRTIQPHGPYRLAGWSFGGCQAFEAAQRLRREGEQVELLGLIDPIIPLPIRTGLSEVELLEKRFERFEEFVGSCYGRKITLPYAEMARLGDEEQVELLIAAMRDEGLVNSAVSDAILTHQRTSFLDSRALERYVAQAYDGPAVYFSAAEPVPGGLRDERFDRMDPARGWDEVCSRLDVLTVPGHHLSLLDPPNVDVIGEHLNGLLASLDFSGARGE, from the coding sequence ATGACGACCGAAGAACTGGCGCGCTGGCTCACCGAGCAGCTCGCGGAACTGTGCGATCTCGACGTCGCCGAGATCGACCCGGCCAAGCCGTTCGGCGACTACGGCCTGTCCTCGCGCCGCGCCGTCGAACTGGCCGGTGAGCTCGAGGACATCCTCGACGTCACGCTGCCGACCACGCTGATCTGGGAGCACCCGACGATCGAGCGGCTCGCCAAGGCGCTGACCGGCGAGACCGAGGCCCCGCGCGAAGAACTCGCCGTCGCCGCGGACGAGCCGATCGCGGTGGTCGGGCTCGGCTGCAGGCTGCCCGGCGGGATCCACGGGCCTGAGCAGTTCTGGCGACTGCTCACCGAGGGGCTCGAAGCGATCTCCGAGGTTCCGCAAAACCGTTGGGACGGTTACGAAAACGTCCCCGAGGACACCACACGCTGGGGTGGCTTCCTCGACGACATCGCCGGTTTCGACGCCGAGTTCTTCGGCATCGCGCCCCGTGAAGCGGCCCGCATGGACCCCCAGCAGCGGATGGTCCTCGAAGTCGCGTGGGAAGCGCTGGAGCACGCCGGCATCGCGCCACGGTCGCTCGGCGGCAGCCGGACCGGCGTGTTCGTCGGCGTCAGTGGCACCGAGTACAGCGCGTTGTCGCTCGCGGACGTCGGCGAGGTCGACGCTTGGGCGGGCACCGGCTCCGCGCTGGCCATCGCGGCCAACCGCCTGTCGTACGCGCTGGACCTGCGCGGGCCGAGCATGGCCGTCGACACCGCGTGCTCCTCGTCGCTGACCTCGGTGCACCTCGCCGTGCAGAGCCTGCGCTCCGGTGAGAGTGACGCCGCGCTGGCCGGCGGCGCGAACCTGCTGCTCGGCCCCGGTGTCACCGCGAACTTCGACCAGATGGGCATTCTGTCCCGCGACGGGCGCTGCAAGCCGTTCGCTGCGGGCGCCGACGGCATCGCGCGCGCGGAAGGCGCCGGGATCGTCGTGCTCAAGCGGCTTTCCGACGCGCGAGCCGACGGTGACCGCGTGCTCGCCGTCATCCGCGGCACCGCCACGAACTCCGACGGCCGGTCCAACGGCCTCACCGCGCCCAACCCCGAGGCGCAGCAAGCGTTGCTGCACACGGCGTACCGGCGCGCGGGCATCGATCCCTCCACTGTGGACTACGTGGAGGCGCACGGCACCGGGACGCTGCTCGGCGACCCGATCGAGGCGGGCGCGCTCGGCGCGATCTTGGGCGCCGGGCGGCCCGCCGGCAAGCCGTTGCTGGTCGGTTCCGTCAAGAGCAACCTCGGCCACCTCGAAGCGGCGGCGGGCATCACCGGCCTCATCAAGGTCGTGCTTTCGTTGCAGCACAAGCGAATCCCGGCCACGCTGAACTTCGACGGCCCCAACCCGCACATCCCGTTCGACGACCTGCGCCTGGCCGTCGCCGACACCGCGTGCCCGTGGCCGGAGCACGAGCGCCCCGCGCTCGCCGGCGTCTCCGGCTTCGGTTTCGGCGGCACCAACGCCCACGTGATCCTCGAGCAGGATAAAGCGGGCTTTACTCCCGGGGATAAAGCCTGCTTTACTCCCGGGAGTAAAGCAGGCTTTATCCCGGGTTCGCCTGGCCGTTTCCTGCTCAGCGCTGCCACTGAGGACAGGCTGCGCGAGGCTGCGGGCAACCTGGCCGCTTGGGTGGACTCGCACGACGCGGCGCTCGTGGACGTCGAGCACACGCTCGCGCGCAGGCTTGGCGGGAAGACTCGCGCGGCCGTTGTCGCGCGCACGCGCGATGAGCTGATCAGCGGGCTTCGCGGACTTTCGCTGGGCGAGCAGGTGACGACCGGGCCGCTCGACGGGGACGGGCCAGTGTTCGTCTTCTCCGGGCACGGCGCGCAGTGGGCGGGCATGGGCCGCAGGCTGCTCACCGAGGAGCCCGCGTTCGCCGCGGCCGTCGCCAGGCTCGACCCGCTCATCCACGCCGAAAGCGGCTTCTCGCTGCGCGCGGAACTCGAAGCGGGCGCCGAAGCCGCGACCATGGACCACGTGCAGCCGCTCGTGTTCGGCATCCAGGTCGCGCTGGCCGAACTGTGGCGCTCGCACGGGGTCACCCCCGCCGCGGTGATCGGCCACTCGTTCGGCGAGGTCGCCGCCGCCGTGGTCGCGGGCGCGATCAGCGAGGCCGACGGCGCGAAGATCGTCGCGCTGCGCTCGCGGCTGCTCGCCTCGCTGGCGGGTGACGGCGCGATGGCGTTGCTGGAACTCGGCGCCGACGAGGCGGCCGAACTGGTCGCCGGGGTGTCCGATGTGGACATCGCGGTGCTGTCGGCGCCCCGGCAGACGGTGATCGCCGGGCGGGCCGAGCAGGTCAAGCGCATCGTGTCCACTGTGGAGGAACGGGGCCTGCTCGCCAGGCTGGTGAACCTCGACGTCGCCGCGCACTCCCCCATCGTCGACCGGGTCACCGGCACGCTCATCGAAGGCCTCGGCGCGCTGTCGGCGGGCCAGGCGGGCATCCGGTTCTACGGGACCGCGCTCGACGATCCCCGCAGGCGCCCCGATTTCGACGCCCGCTACTGGGCCGCGAACCTGCGCCAGCCAGTGCGGTTCGCAGGCGCGGTCGAAGCGGCCGTCGCCGACGGCTACCGCGCGTTCATCGAGATCTCCCCCCACCCCGTGCTGCGGCACGCGCTGCTCGACAACCTCGCCGCGCGCGGGCACGCCGAGGCGCTGGTCCTGTCGACGCTCAAGCAGTGCGACGACGAGACCACACATTTCCACGCCCAGCTCGCAGCCTGGGAACTCGCCACCGCGGCGGTCGACCGGCCCGGTCAGGTCATCGACCTGCCGACGACCGCGTGGCGCCATGTCCGGCACTGGCTGCCCGTGCCCAAGCCCCGGTGTTCCTGCGGGACGAAGGCGCCGTCCGTCGAGATACCCGAAGCTCGGAACTCGGACTCGCTGCTGACCCCGCGCTGGCGGCCGACGGACGCGCCGCACGGCAAGCCGCCGGCGTCGATCGCCTTGCTGGGGCAGACTTTCTCCCCGCTCGGCATCGCGCTGCGCAACTACGGCATCGGCGCGGAGCCGGAGTCGGCCGAGGCCGTCATCGTCCTGCTCCCGGACGACGACAACGACCCGGCGGGCGCGCTGGCCGCGGCCGAACGCGCGATCCTCACCGTCAGCGAGGTGGTCCGCCGCTGCGCGGACAGCGGCAAGCCACCCCGGCTGCTGCTGGCGACCACCGGCGCGGCCGCGGTCACCGAAGGCGAAGCGGGCATGCCCGCGTTCGCCGCGCTGCGCGGCCTGGTGCGGGTGCTCGGCAACGAACACCCCGAACTCCGGTCCCTCCTGCTCGACTGCGACCCGGCGTCGCCGCCGGAGGAGCGGGCCAGGCGCCTGCTCGCCGAGCTGTCGTCCGGCAAGGACGACGAGGTCGCCTGGCGGGCCGGGCAACGGCACGCCCGACGGCTTGAGCGCGTGACGCTGGAAGCGCCGACCCGTCCGGTCGTACGCAAGGACGGGTCCTATGTGGTCACCGGCGGTCTCGGCGGCATCGGCCTGTTCGTCGCCTCGTGGCTGGCAGGCCAGGGCGCGCGCCGGCTGGTCCTCAATGGACGGTCCGCGCCGCAGCCGGAGGCCAGGCGGGAACTCGACCGGCTCGCTGCGAGCACCGAGATCGTGGTCGTGCTCGGTGACATCGCCGAACCGGGTGTCGCCGAACGCCTGATCACCGCGGCGGGCCCGAACCTGCGTGGTGTGCTGCACGCGGCCGCCGTCTTCGACGACCGCACCACCGCGCGGCTCGACGCGGCCACCCTGCACAAGACCTGGGCTCCCAAGGCTTACGGCGCGTGGCGGCTGCACGAGGCGACGGTCGATCTCGACCTCGACTGGTGGGTCGGCTTCTCCTCGATCGCCGGGCTGCTCGGCTTCTTCGGCCAGCCCGCGTACGCGACGGCGAACGCCTACCTCGACGCGCTGGTCACCCTGCGCCGGGCGCAGGGCCTGCCTGCCACGTCCATCGCCTGGGGCACCTGGGCCGAGGTCGGCAAGGCCACCTCGATCAACATGCCCGGCCTCCGCGCGATCCGGCCGGACGAGGGCATCGCGGTGCTCGCCGGCGCGGCAGGCGCCAACGCGGGTGTGCTCGGCTGGGCGCACGTCGACGAGACGAAGCTCGTCGCGGTGTACCCGCAACTGGCCGAGAAGCCGTTCTGCTCCGGACTGCTCAGCACCACCGTGACCAGCGGGTGGGCCGGGCCGCAAGCGCTTGCCTCCCTGCCTGCGGCCCAAGCGAGGGAGGCGGCGGGCGCTCAGCTGCGTACCCGCGTCGCGTCCGTGCTGGGCTTCTCGCCCACCACTTTGGACACCACCACCCCGCTCATCGCGCTCGGCGTCGACTCGCTGCTCGCGGTGCGGATCCGCAACGCGGTCCAGTACGACTTCGGCATCGCGTTGCCGGTCTCGCTGCTGCTGCGCGGCGCGAGTGCCGCTGAGACCGAGGAGTGGCTCTTCACCGAACTCGGTATCGGCGGAGCGCTGCCTCGCATGCGGACCCAGCAGGTCCTCATCGGACCGCGGGACGCGGCCGAGCGGCTGGTCACCAGCGTGTGGCGGGACGTGCTCGGCATCGAGGTCGGCGTGACGCAGGACTTCTACGGCATCGGCGGCACCAGGGCCAAGGCCGAAGAGGTCACGGCGATGCTGGTCAAGCGCAGTGGGCGCGAACTCACCATCTCGGAGCTGTTCGAGCATCCGTCGATCGAGCGGATGGCCGCGCACCTGCGGGAAGAGGACCACGGCGGCGTGGTGCGGACACTGCGCGCGGAAGGCTCGCGGACACCGCTGTTCTTCTTCCACCCGAGCGGTGGCGACACGGCCGTATACCAGCAGCTGACCGATCTGCTCGAAGGCGACTTCCCGGTGTACGGGTTCGACCGGCTCGACGGCGTGTCGTCCGTCGAAGACCGGATCGAGCGCTACCTGCCCGAGCTGCGCACGATCCAGCCGCACGGCCCGTACCGGCTGGCCGGCTGGTCGTTCGGCGGCTGCCAGGCGTTCGAAGCGGCGCAACGCCTGCGCCGCGAGGGTGAACAGGTCGAGCTGCTCGGGTTGATCGATCCCATCATCCCGTTGCCCATCCGCACCGGACTGTCCGAAGTGGAGCTGCTCGAAAAGCGCTTCGAGCGGTTCGAGGAGTTCGTCGGCTCGTGCTACGGCCGCAAGATCACGCTGCCGTACGCCGAGATGGCACGGCTCGGCGACGAGGAGCAGGTCGAGCTGCTGATCGCGGCCATGCGTGACGAGGGCCTGGTCAACAGCGCGGTCAGCGACGCGATCCTCACCCACCAGCGCACGTCCTTTTTGGATTCACGGGCGCTGGAGCGCTACGTCGCACAAGCGTATGACGGCCCCGCCGTCTACTTCAGCGCCGCCGAGCCGGTGCCGGGCGGGCTGCGCGACGAGCGGTTCGACCGGATGGATCCGGCACGCGGCTGGGACGAGGTGTGCTCGCGGCTGGACGTGCTGACCGTGCCGGGCCATCACCTGTCGCTGCTCGATCCGCCCAATGTGGACGTCATCGGCGAGCACCTCAACGGGCTGCTGGCCAGCCTGGACTTCAGCGGGGCGAGGGGCGAATGA
- a CDS encoding fatty acyl-AMP ligase — translation MSSAERRYPEPTDGLVPSVRPLTGYLFDRAESQDPAFTFLDFSADREGTEVTLTWAELATKVRATAAELSKITAPGARVAILAPQDLTYVIGFLGALHAGTIAVPLFAPEVSQHGERLVGALDDCAPDIWLTAKGALPAVRELAETSPVPMPKQILAVDEIADEAGVGFEPPALGLDAPAYLQYTSGSTRAPAGAIITHRAISANCYQMTTGFGVDNTWTCTGWIPFFHDMGLLQLLCAPVFSGARSVFMTPFNFVMKPLRWLKQLAAFPKTYAAAPNFAFDYAARKIKEADRLLLDLSGVGAIANGSEPIRPSSIAAFQAAFGPQGLAPEAHRPSYGLAEATVYVTNTRADGPTITAFDRAALSGDRGVVVAPGTPGSLELVAAGRPEGQLVRIVDPATSKARLGGEVGEIWIHGPNVATGYWEQPERSEESFGGRVEGDRDRTWLRTGDLGLFHEGLLYITGRIKDLIIIDGKNHYPQDIEVTVQDAHPAIRQDRVAAFAVQDERGVEGAAVVAEFDRTSGPEPDHDELAKIVRRAVSAAHDVRLLGFQLVAPGGVLRTSSGKIARAATKDRFFS, via the coding sequence ATGTCTTCGGCTGAGCGCCGGTACCCCGAACCGACGGACGGCCTGGTCCCCTCGGTGCGGCCATTGACCGGCTATCTGTTCGACCGCGCGGAGTCGCAAGACCCCGCGTTCACCTTTCTCGACTTCTCCGCCGACCGCGAAGGCACCGAGGTCACCCTGACCTGGGCCGAGCTCGCCACCAAGGTGCGCGCGACCGCGGCCGAGCTGAGCAAGATCACCGCGCCCGGCGCGCGGGTGGCGATCCTCGCGCCGCAGGATCTGACCTACGTCATCGGTTTCCTCGGCGCGCTGCACGCCGGGACGATCGCCGTCCCGCTGTTCGCGCCCGAGGTGAGCCAGCACGGAGAACGCCTGGTCGGAGCGCTGGACGACTGCGCGCCGGACATCTGGCTGACCGCGAAGGGCGCGCTGCCCGCGGTGCGTGAACTCGCCGAGACGAGCCCGGTCCCGATGCCGAAGCAGATCCTCGCGGTCGACGAGATCGCCGACGAGGCCGGCGTGGGTTTCGAACCCCCCGCGCTCGGGCTCGACGCACCGGCGTACCTTCAGTACACCTCGGGCTCCACGAGGGCTCCGGCAGGCGCGATCATCACCCATCGCGCCATTTCCGCGAACTGCTACCAGATGACCACCGGTTTCGGCGTCGACAATACGTGGACGTGCACCGGCTGGATTCCGTTCTTCCACGATATGGGTTTGCTGCAGCTGCTCTGCGCGCCCGTTTTTTCGGGCGCGCGCTCGGTATTCATGACGCCTTTCAACTTCGTGATGAAACCGCTCCGCTGGCTCAAGCAGCTCGCCGCATTCCCGAAAACCTACGCCGCCGCCCCGAATTTCGCTTTCGACTACGCCGCGCGCAAGATCAAGGAAGCCGACCGCCTGCTGCTCGACCTTTCCGGCGTCGGCGCGATCGCGAACGGCAGCGAGCCGATCCGGCCGAGCAGCATCGCCGCCTTCCAGGCCGCGTTCGGCCCGCAGGGCCTGGCTCCCGAGGCGCACCGCCCGTCCTACGGCCTCGCCGAGGCCACCGTGTACGTCACGAACACCAGGGCGGACGGCCCGACGATCACCGCGTTCGACCGCGCCGCCCTCTCCGGCGACCGCGGTGTCGTCGTGGCGCCCGGCACGCCCGGCTCGCTGGAACTGGTCGCGGCGGGCAGGCCGGAAGGCCAGCTCGTCCGCATCGTCGACCCGGCGACGTCGAAGGCGCGCCTCGGCGGGGAGGTCGGCGAGATCTGGATCCACGGTCCCAACGTCGCCACCGGTTACTGGGAGCAGCCCGAGCGCAGCGAGGAGAGCTTCGGCGGCCGCGTCGAAGGCGACCGCGACCGGACCTGGCTGCGCACCGGTGACCTCGGCCTGTTCCACGAAGGCCTGCTCTACATCACCGGCCGTATCAAGGACCTGATCATCATCGACGGGAAGAACCACTACCCGCAGGACATCGAGGTCACCGTGCAGGACGCGCACCCGGCGATCCGCCAGGACCGCGTCGCCGCGTTCGCGGTGCAGGACGAGCGTGGCGTCGAGGGCGCCGCGGTGGTCGCCGAGTTCGACCGGACCTCCGGGCCGGAGCCCGACCACGACGAACTGGCCAAGATCGTCCGCCGCGCGGTGTCCGCCGCGCACGACGTCCGGCTGCTGGGCTTCCAGCTCGTCGCGCCGGGCGGGGTGCTGCGCACCTCCAGCGGCAAGATCGCCCGCGCCGCCACGAAGGACCGATTCTTCTCATGA
- a CDS encoding MFS transporter — protein sequence METTSRRWWTLTAGVLGGAMVGLDGTATTIAAPYISASAGATLGQLELIANAYLVALALGLLPAGRLADRIGRRLTFVIGVLGFGAASLGIAVSDGVWSLVVFRVLQGFAGALLQPAALALVRAAFPADKLGLPLGIWGGANALAIGLGPVLAGVVVQGFGWQAVFAVNVPVALITVALALTFATESRGIPGSGRVRRLLASRAVSVGSILVGVSSFGVFGLLFLLTLYLQNMRGLSPVTAGTWMLGPTCVVVLSAPIGGVLAQRFGPRWPVSAGLLLVACGLIGLSFLDTRSSFTAVLSSGALAGFGTGLCVIAATEAIMGACPDSATGSASALQQVASQAGGVLGIVATGAILTWQVTATLPERVAQIALSYRDQAALLTAPDAVSQGSAPRVSAAARSAAHLTFIDAMSTALLLAAVIALAGAALALLLPRPAVVAQEGRERSRRLEPSATLTTPAS from the coding sequence ATGGAAACCACAAGCAGGCGCTGGTGGACTCTGACCGCCGGCGTGCTGGGTGGTGCGATGGTCGGCCTCGACGGCACGGCGACCACGATCGCCGCCCCCTACATCTCAGCTTCGGCAGGCGCGACCCTCGGTCAGCTGGAACTCATCGCGAACGCCTACCTGGTCGCGCTGGCACTGGGCTTGCTGCCCGCGGGCAGGCTCGCCGACCGCATCGGCCGCCGCCTTACCTTCGTCATCGGCGTACTCGGTTTCGGCGCCGCTTCGCTCGGCATAGCCGTATCCGACGGCGTCTGGTCGCTCGTCGTTTTCCGTGTGCTCCAAGGCTTCGCGGGCGCATTGCTGCAGCCCGCGGCGCTGGCGCTGGTCCGCGCCGCGTTCCCCGCGGACAAACTCGGTCTCCCATTGGGAATCTGGGGCGGCGCCAACGCGCTGGCGATCGGCCTCGGCCCGGTCCTCGCGGGCGTCGTCGTCCAGGGTTTCGGCTGGCAGGCGGTCTTCGCGGTCAACGTCCCGGTCGCGCTGATCACGGTGGCGCTGGCGTTGACCTTCGCCACCGAGTCACGCGGAATCCCCGGCTCCGGCCGCGTACGCAGGCTGCTCGCCTCCCGCGCGGTGTCGGTCGGCTCGATCCTGGTCGGCGTCAGCTCGTTCGGCGTCTTCGGCCTGTTGTTCCTGCTCACGCTGTATCTCCAGAACATGCGCGGCCTGTCCCCGGTCACCGCGGGCACGTGGATGCTCGGCCCGACCTGCGTCGTCGTGCTCTCGGCCCCGATCGGCGGCGTACTCGCTCAGCGTTTCGGCCCCCGCTGGCCGGTGAGCGCCGGCCTCCTCCTGGTCGCCTGCGGTCTCATCGGCCTGTCATTCCTCGACACCCGATCGAGTTTCACCGCGGTGCTGTCCTCCGGCGCCTTGGCCGGCTTCGGCACCGGCTTGTGCGTGATCGCCGCGACCGAGGCCATCATGGGCGCCTGCCCCGACTCGGCCACCGGCTCCGCTTCGGCGTTGCAGCAGGTCGCCTCGCAAGCCGGGGGCGTGCTGGGCATCGTCGCGACGGGCGCGATCCTGACCTGGCAGGTCACCGCGACGCTCCCCGAACGCGTCGCCCAGATCGCGTTGTCCTACCGCGACCAAGCCGCCTTGCTCACCGCTCCCGACGCGGTGTCCCAAGGCTCGGCCCCCCGCGTCTCGGCCGCCGCACGCTCGGCCGCACACCTGACCTTCATCGACGCGATGTCCACGGCGCTTCTGCTCGCCGCCGTCATCGCCTTGGCAGGCGCCGCCCTCGCCCTCCTGCTGCCCCGGCCAGCCGTTGTGGCCCAAGAGGGTCGTGAGCGTTCCCGACGGTTAGAGCCGTCGGCAACACTCACGACCCCCGCGAGCTAG